The nucleotide sequence CATTGCGGTTTACATCACCCGCTGTGGCGATGGAATCTATACCTATCCTGTTCAGAGTCTGGTGCATCTTCTTAATGTCAGGCTTCAGTACACCATGGAACTGAAATGTCTGGCGGGTCGTCAGACGGATACTGCCGTACATGGTGCTCTCCTGAGCAAACTTATCGATCGCCAGCCACTGCTGCGGAGTGATAACGCCTCCCGGCATACGGGCACGCAGCATCACGTTATGCAGAGGCTCCAGCTTCTGCTTTATGCGCTCAGCTCTGATATCTCTGTCATCCTGCTGGTACATGCCATGGAAGCGGATCAGCTGGAAGTTGTCTGCGCTGAAACCACCCGTCATATGATCATTAAGATCTTCAGTGATCGTGCCTCGCAGATAGTTACTTTCCCGTTTAAGACGCTCATTATCAGACAGCGGCCCTAATACCTGACCCAATACTTCTTGTTGTTCACTCATTAGTAGACATCCTTCTGATAACGTTTATCTTTACGCAATTGATTTACAAACTGTTCTGCTTCTTCGCGGCTCTTCCCACCCTGTTTCTCGGCTATATCAATCAGGGCTGTATTTACATCCTTAGCCATTCTTCCTGCATCGCCGCACACGTAGATGCAGGCGCCATTTTCAATCCACTCCCAGACTTCTGATGCGTGTTCCAATAAACGGTCCTGTACATACACCTTCTCTTGCTGGTCACGGCTGAAGGCAACATCCATACGGGTTAAAGCGCCCGATTTAAGGTACTTCTGCCATTCCACCTGATACAGAAAGTCTTGGGTAAAGGTTCTGTCGCCAAAGAAGAGCCAGTTCTTGCCAGAAGCGTCACGGTTGTCCCGCTCCTGAATAAAGCTCCTGAATGGGGCAATACCGGTTCCCGGCCCGACCATGATGACTGGTGTGCTGTCGTCTGCAGGTAGTTTGAAGTTGGAGTTAGATTCGATAAAGACGTCGACAGTCTCACCTTCCTCAAGGCGCTGAGCCAGATAACCGGATGCCCCACCAATGCGCTGCTCGTCTCCGTGGCTGTACTCAACAAGCCCTACGGTCAGGTGTACCTCTTCTCCAACCTCTTCCTGACTTGAAGCAATGGAGTACAATCGGGGAGTCAGGCGGCGAAGTAAACCGGTAAGCTGTTCAGCACTCAGGCTTGTCTTCTTTTCTGCCAGCACATCGATAATCTGGGTGTTTGCAGCATACTCACGCAGCTTATCCTTATCGCTGATAAGCTTTTCAAGCCGCTTGCTGCCAGAAAGCTCAGCGTATTTAGTCACTAGCTGCGGGTTGGCCACCGTAATCTCATACTTTTCGATCAGCGCCTGTTTTAAAGAAATAGACTCATCATCGACAGTAATCTGCTCATCGTCTGTCAGACCGGTTTTTGCAATAATGGCCTCTGCCAGTGACGCATCATTTTTATACCAGACACCCAGAGCATCTCCCGGCTGGTAAACAAGCCCGGAGTCTTCCAGATCCAGTTCAATATGACGAACATCTTTAGTGGAGTTTCTTCCTGTGATTTTCTGACTTGCCAGCAAGCTTGCTGAGTATGGATTTTGCTTACTGTAGCTTGTCTTAGCCTGAACCGCTTGTGGAGCTTCAGCCGCTGCCGTACCCTTACTCAGAGTCTCTTTCACTCTTT is from Vibrio sp. JC009 and encodes:
- a CDS encoding assimilatory sulfite reductase (NADPH) flavoprotein subunit produces the protein MSIKELPAGIAPIGDKQFELLQQLTTGLSSQQSAWLSGYLWGIGQSQVSGGSAQPVAGSLPSSGQAGKLTIVYASQTGNAKSVAQALEQQAASQGIPVALFSAGDYKPKNLAKETHLIIVASTNGEGEAPDDAMEFHEFLQSKKAPKLNNLKYGVLALGDSSYEFFCQTGKDFDNFLSKLGAEPFIERIDCDVDYNSDAAAWSDTALQRVKETLSKGTAAAEAPQAVQAKTSYSKQNPYSASLLASQKITGRNSTKDVRHIELDLEDSGLVYQPGDALGVWYKNDASLAEAIIAKTGLTDDEQITVDDESISLKQALIEKYEITVANPQLVTKYAELSGSKRLEKLISDKDKLREYAANTQIIDVLAEKKTSLSAEQLTGLLRRLTPRLYSIASSQEEVGEEVHLTVGLVEYSHGDEQRIGGASGYLAQRLEEGETVDVFIESNSNFKLPADDSTPVIMVGPGTGIAPFRSFIQERDNRDASGKNWLFFGDRTFTQDFLYQVEWQKYLKSGALTRMDVAFSRDQQEKVYVQDRLLEHASEVWEWIENGACIYVCGDAGRMAKDVNTALIDIAEKQGGKSREEAEQFVNQLRKDKRYQKDVY